The following proteins are encoded in a genomic region of Thermococcus celericrescens:
- a CDS encoding aromatic amino acid transport family protein gives MKRLTLAEASAILIGTQIGAGVLGLPYALREAGFAGIAVIISVGFLTLLTALFVLELAVHRGGTMTSLARETLGKAGGWLMLASISVLSYGALIAYIAGSGDILSSLTGINGTIAAVIFWLVMSWVVFMGLKASGEAELALNFLLLGALAVAVVLMLPKVDPVNMTSVDPSAIVSGIGVAIFAYVSHMVVPEMYKGLGSAEKTKKAVLIGYLVPMGFYALFVLAFVGALGADTPQLATSALENYYGSLGKVLGLVLPLAAISTSYIGIGFAQMDNLREAFNLEKRTAWLLTVLPPLLIYFAGLKSFVSALWLAGTFGGLLYAGILPVAMYLRTRDVHPPKCVLIPHRIAYFAGALFLLVFIYSVASLV, from the coding sequence ATGAAGAGACTCACTCTGGCCGAGGCAAGTGCGATTCTTATTGGGACTCAAATCGGGGCGGGCGTTCTGGGTCTGCCGTATGCACTTCGAGAGGCCGGCTTTGCCGGAATCGCGGTTATAATTTCGGTGGGATTCCTCACCCTGCTGACGGCCCTGTTCGTGCTGGAGCTCGCGGTTCACCGGGGCGGCACAATGACATCTCTAGCGAGGGAGACCCTTGGAAAGGCCGGCGGCTGGCTCATGCTGGCGAGCATCTCGGTTCTAAGTTATGGAGCCCTCATAGCCTACATCGCCGGAAGCGGCGACATACTCTCGTCCCTCACGGGGATCAACGGCACAATTGCGGCGGTAATCTTCTGGCTGGTCATGAGCTGGGTAGTTTTCATGGGGCTCAAAGCCTCGGGAGAGGCTGAGCTGGCACTCAATTTCCTATTGTTGGGTGCCCTTGCGGTTGCAGTGGTTCTGATGCTTCCGAAGGTAGACCCTGTGAACATGACCAGCGTAGACCCTTCAGCAATCGTCTCCGGAATCGGCGTTGCCATATTCGCCTACGTCAGCCACATGGTCGTTCCAGAGATGTACAAGGGGCTTGGAAGTGCGGAGAAGACCAAAAAAGCGGTCCTCATTGGCTACCTCGTGCCGATGGGATTCTACGCCCTCTTTGTCCTGGCATTCGTCGGCGCACTTGGAGCGGACACACCACAGCTGGCAACTTCAGCCCTCGAGAACTACTACGGCTCCCTCGGAAAAGTCCTGGGTCTCGTTCTTCCGCTGGCGGCCATAAGCACCAGCTACATCGGTATAGGCTTTGCCCAGATGGACAACCTCCGGGAGGCGTTTAATCTTGAGAAAAGGACTGCATGGCTGCTCACAGTCCTTCCGCCTCTGCTGATATACTTCGCCGGGCTCAAGAGCTTCGTCAGTGCTCTCTGGCTCGCCGGAACCTTCGGCGGACTGCTTTACGCCGGAATCCTGCCGGTGGCGATGTACCTTAGAACAAGAGACGTCCATCCCCCGAAGTGCGTCCTGATTCCCCACAGGATAGCTTACTTTGCAGGCGCGCTGTTTCTCCTGGTGTTCATCTATTCGGTCGCTTCACTTGTTTGA
- a CDS encoding DUF167 domain-containing protein, with translation MKFLKDTKDGTLLLVYVQPKAKKNEIEGIDGWRGRLKVKIKAPPVEGKANKELVKFLSKILGAEVSILRGETGREKDLLVRGVDSGEVLKKLGL, from the coding sequence ATGAAGTTCCTAAAAGATACCAAGGACGGAACGCTGCTCCTGGTCTACGTCCAGCCGAAGGCGAAGAAGAACGAGATTGAGGGGATAGATGGGTGGCGCGGAAGGCTGAAGGTCAAAATAAAGGCCCCACCGGTTGAAGGAAAGGCGAATAAGGAACTTGTGAAGTTCCTCTCGAAGATTCTCGGTGCTGAGGTCAGCATCCTAAGGGGGGAGACCGGCAGGGAAAAGGACCTGCTGGTGAGGGGCGTGGACTCTGGGGAAGTCCTGAAAAAACTTGGACTCTAG
- a CDS encoding DUF402 domain-containing protein, which produces MPPKIHLTYRRIPNRVLERDDEVVADFGNVVVAKSRFSGMLAPLRVNGVEVIKNGYRMLYFAFVGENYDILKVYDENGGFKGLYIDVLAYTRRDGNTLEMLDLFLDIFVFPSGEAFLLDEDELEMALNYGVIDRETFDFAYRVAREILEKIKRKEFPPDIVWEYEWRD; this is translated from the coding sequence ATGCCTCCAAAAATCCACCTTACCTACAGACGCATCCCCAACCGCGTTTTGGAGAGGGACGACGAGGTAGTTGCAGATTTTGGGAACGTTGTAGTCGCAAAGTCCCGCTTCTCCGGCATGCTCGCCCCGCTCAGAGTGAACGGCGTTGAGGTCATCAAAAACGGCTACCGCATGCTCTACTTCGCCTTCGTTGGGGAGAACTACGACATCCTGAAAGTCTACGACGAAAACGGCGGGTTCAAGGGGCTTTACATCGATGTCCTGGCATATACGAGGCGCGACGGGAACACTCTTGAGATGCTGGATCTCTTCCTCGACATCTTCGTCTTTCCGAGCGGGGAGGCCTTCCTCCTCGACGAGGACGAGCTTGAGATGGCCCTCAACTACGGCGTGATTGACAGGGAGACCTTTGATTTCGCCTACCGCGTTGCGAGGGAAATCCTCGAAAAGATTAAGCGGAAGGAGTTTCCGCCCGATATTGTGTGGGAGTACGAGTGGAGGGATTGA
- a CDS encoding nucleotidyltransferase family protein has product MGVRKLGEIEEVLRQHKEELRERFGVRKIAIFGSYARGEETKLSDVDILVEFERPIGWEIVDLKDYLESLLGIKVDLITKNAAMSRKGFWEHIKGELVYV; this is encoded by the coding sequence ATGGGAGTGCGGAAACTCGGGGAGATAGAGGAGGTTCTCCGTCAACACAAGGAGGAACTCCGAGAGCGTTTTGGGGTTAGGAAGATAGCCATATTCGGTTCCTATGCCCGGGGCGAGGAGACAAAGCTCAGCGACGTCGATATTCTGGTGGAATTCGAGAGGCCGATAGGCTGGGAGATAGTGGACCTTAAGGACTACCTCGAATCCCTGTTGGGGATAAAGGTTGACCTAATCACGAAAAACGCCGCAATGAGCAGGAAAGGGTTCTGGGAGCACATAAAAGGGGAGCTGGTATATGTCTAA
- a CDS encoding HepT-like ribonuclease domain-containing protein: MSKRDPCLFLNDILEAIERIEEYLEGYDFETFVKDRKTVDAVLRNLEIIGEAAKNVPEDIRGKYSSVPWRRVVGLRNVVVHHYFGVDLSIVWVIVSSQVGELKEEVEKILLEEC, from the coding sequence ATGTCTAAGCGTGATCCCTGCCTCTTCCTCAACGATATCCTGGAGGCGATAGAGAGAATTGAAGAATACCTTGAGGGCTACGACTTCGAAACCTTTGTGAAGGATAGAAAAACCGTTGACGCAGTTCTAAGAAACCTTGAAATAATCGGAGAAGCTGCAAAGAACGTTCCGGAGGATATCCGGGGGAAGTATTCGTCCGTCCCTTGGAGAAGGGTAGTGGGCCTGAGAAACGTCGTTGTCCATCACTATTTTGGTGTTGACCTCTCAATAGTGTGGGTTATCGTCAGCTCTCAAGTTGGAGAGCTAAAAGAAGAAGTGGAGAAGATACTTCTGGAGGAGTGCTAA
- the glyS gene encoding glycine--tRNA ligase, which yields MGEKPDRYEILQDLMRRRGFAWGSFEIYGGSRGFYDYGPLGATIKRKIERKIREAFQREGFFELETPDITPERVFIASGHVEKFVDPLVECKKCGARFRADHIVEEALGIDTEGMSAEHLTELIREHGIKCPECGGELGDVWYFNLMFETKIGPYGDQKGYLRPETAQGIFVNFKRLNAFARNKLPFGVFQIGKAYRNEISPRQGMLRLREFTQAEAEIFFNPKETEHPHFDEVKDEVLRLYPIEHQLKNLGTIEMTALEAVEKGYIMNTFFAYYMVMVKRVLLDIGIPEDKIRFRQQLPEERAHYSRDTWDAEIHSERFGWVECVGIANRGDYDLSKHLKMSGADMTVLIHYDEPRIVKHLKVSLNMKRVGPKLKKDAKRINGLIQGWDEEKLRNLVGVLEKDGKITIEGYELEKDDFIIKEVEEKITGEKIVPHVLEPSFGIDRPFYLLIENSLVIEDDRTYLRLKKDMAPIEVAVLPLVAKEPLKSIAYEVFRTLQKAGFIVVYDEKDTVGRRYMRYDEIGTPYCVTIDNQTPEDNTVTIRDRDTREQTRVKIEELPDKLRELIFGS from the coding sequence ATGGGAGAGAAGCCCGACAGATACGAGATTCTTCAGGATTTGATGAGGAGGAGGGGCTTTGCATGGGGCAGCTTTGAAATCTACGGCGGCTCACGCGGATTCTATGACTATGGTCCGCTCGGTGCGACGATAAAGAGGAAAATCGAGCGGAAGATACGCGAGGCCTTCCAGAGGGAGGGCTTCTTCGAGCTGGAAACACCAGATATAACCCCCGAGAGGGTCTTCATCGCGAGCGGTCACGTTGAAAAGTTCGTTGACCCGCTGGTTGAGTGTAAGAAGTGCGGGGCAAGGTTTAGGGCCGACCACATAGTGGAGGAGGCCCTTGGAATAGACACAGAGGGTATGAGCGCCGAACACCTCACTGAACTCATCCGCGAGCACGGGATAAAGTGCCCCGAGTGCGGCGGTGAGCTCGGCGACGTCTGGTACTTCAACCTCATGTTCGAGACCAAGATCGGCCCCTACGGCGACCAGAAGGGCTACCTGAGGCCAGAAACTGCCCAGGGCATCTTTGTGAACTTCAAAAGACTGAACGCTTTCGCCAGGAACAAGCTTCCCTTCGGCGTTTTCCAGATAGGAAAGGCCTACCGCAACGAGATTTCACCGAGGCAGGGCATGCTCCGTCTGAGGGAGTTCACCCAGGCGGAGGCGGAGATATTCTTCAACCCGAAGGAAACGGAGCATCCGCACTTCGACGAGGTCAAGGACGAGGTTCTGCGCCTTTATCCAATAGAGCACCAGCTCAAGAACCTCGGCACGATTGAGATGACCGCGCTGGAGGCCGTGGAGAAGGGCTACATCATGAACACCTTCTTCGCCTACTACATGGTCATGGTCAAGAGGGTTCTCCTCGACATAGGCATCCCCGAGGATAAGATACGCTTCCGCCAGCAGCTTCCCGAGGAGAGGGCGCACTACTCGCGCGACACCTGGGATGCCGAGATTCACAGTGAGCGCTTCGGCTGGGTGGAGTGCGTTGGAATAGCCAACCGCGGTGACTACGACCTGAGCAAGCACCTGAAGATGAGCGGCGCGGACATGACCGTCCTTATCCACTACGATGAGCCCAGGATAGTCAAGCACCTCAAAGTGAGCCTCAACATGAAGCGCGTCGGGCCTAAGCTGAAGAAGGACGCCAAGAGGATAAACGGGCTCATCCAGGGCTGGGACGAGGAGAAGCTGAGGAACCTGGTTGGAGTCCTTGAGAAGGACGGCAAAATCACCATCGAGGGCTACGAGCTGGAGAAGGACGACTTCATAATCAAGGAGGTCGAGGAGAAGATAACGGGCGAGAAGATAGTTCCCCACGTCCTTGAGCCGAGCTTTGGAATAGACAGGCCGTTCTACCTGCTCATTGAGAACAGCCTCGTCATAGAGGATGACAGAACCTATCTCAGACTGAAGAAGGACATGGCGCCGATTGAGGTCGCAGTTCTGCCCCTCGTCGCCAAGGAGCCCCTCAAAAGCATAGCCTACGAGGTCTTCAGAACCCTCCAGAAGGCCGGCTTCATAGTCGTCTACGACGAGAAGGACACCGTCGGGAGGAGGTACATGCGCTACGACGAGATAGGAACGCCCTACTGCGTAACCATCGACAACCAGACGCCCGAGGACAACACCGTTACGATCCGCGACCGCGACACGAGGGAGCAGACGAGGGTGAAGATTGAGGAGCTGCCGGATAAGCTTAGGGAGCTGATTTTCGGAAGTTAG
- a CDS encoding LSm family protein codes for MAERPLDVIHRSLDKDVLVLLKRGSEFRGKLIGYDIHLNVVLADAALIQDGEEVKRYGKIVIRGDNVLAISPVEIE; via the coding sequence ATGGCGGAAAGACCACTCGATGTTATCCACAGGTCCCTTGACAAGGATGTCCTCGTGCTCCTGAAGAGGGGTTCCGAGTTCAGGGGCAAGCTTATCGGTTACGACATCCACCTGAACGTCGTCCTCGCCGACGCCGCTCTTATTCAGGACGGCGAGGAGGTTAAGAGGTACGGTAAAATCGTCATCAGGGGAGACAACGTCCTTGCAATCTCCCCGGTCGAGATCGAGTGA
- a CDS encoding 50S ribosomal protein L37e, which yields MGAGTEPKGRRNHTPTHIRCRRCGRRAFNVKKGYCAACGFGRSRRMRKYSWSHKWKKKRNLAY from the coding sequence ATGGGAGCGGGAACAGAACCCAAGGGCAGGAGGAACCACACTCCAACTCACATCAGATGCAGGCGCTGCGGAAGGCGCGCCTTTAACGTCAAGAAGGGCTACTGTGCTGCCTGCGGCTTCGGCAGGAGCAGGCGCATGAGGAAGTACAGCTGGTCCCACAAGTGGAAGAAGAAGAGGAACCTCGCCTACTGA
- a CDS encoding MATE family efflux transporter translates to MIHLNDNQRRLWALAWPAIMGNISQTLLNLVDMMMVGQLGALALAAVGLGGQVSWFMMPIMAAIATGTLALVARFVGAKDEESAVLALEQSLYLAFLLGIPVMLFGWVFGDDILRIMGAKPDVVALGYRYIKVLFAFYPIRFAGFTAFSALRGAGDTKTPMKLGILMNVVNAVLDYLLIFGKLGFPELGPVGAAWASGIGITTSFLTGLYLLWSGRLVLRFRPSWSFHPDMAGRILRIGIPTMVERGIFSFYNFIYMSIVTRFGTVALASHQVGLRVESIAYMPAFGFNVATSALVGQGLGEENPEKAERTVYEALKMVGVFMAVMAFVLIAFPRYLVMPFISPSDPNYGEVMRLASIYLIIVGISEIPLGWLFVLGGALRGAGDTKTPMYITAVSKLLFRIVPAYLLGFGFTIPPFEILGITFPGFTFGGLGVIAAWIAMSLETFTTAALFWWAFKRGKWKYVKV, encoded by the coding sequence ATGATACACCTCAACGATAACCAGCGGCGGCTTTGGGCTTTAGCATGGCCCGCCATAATGGGCAACATCTCCCAGACCCTGCTCAACTTAGTGGACATGATGATGGTCGGCCAGCTCGGTGCGTTGGCCTTGGCAGCAGTCGGTCTCGGCGGCCAGGTCAGCTGGTTCATGATGCCGATAATGGCCGCCATTGCGACGGGGACACTAGCTCTCGTCGCGAGATTCGTCGGGGCGAAGGACGAGGAGAGCGCCGTTCTTGCACTGGAGCAGAGCCTCTATCTCGCATTTCTCCTGGGAATCCCCGTCATGCTCTTTGGGTGGGTCTTCGGCGACGATATCCTGAGGATAATGGGGGCAAAACCGGATGTCGTTGCCTTGGGCTACAGGTACATAAAGGTGCTCTTCGCGTTCTATCCGATTCGATTCGCCGGCTTTACAGCCTTCTCCGCCCTCAGGGGCGCCGGAGACACGAAGACGCCCATGAAGCTCGGCATCCTTATGAACGTGGTAAACGCGGTTCTCGATTACCTCCTCATATTCGGAAAGCTCGGTTTTCCCGAGCTTGGCCCCGTCGGCGCCGCCTGGGCGTCGGGCATAGGAATCACCACCTCGTTCCTCACCGGTCTCTATCTCCTTTGGAGCGGGAGGCTCGTGCTGAGGTTCCGGCCGAGCTGGAGCTTCCACCCGGACATGGCGGGAAGGATACTCCGCATAGGAATCCCCACCATGGTTGAGCGCGGGATATTTAGCTTTTACAACTTCATATACATGAGCATAGTCACGCGCTTTGGAACCGTGGCCCTTGCCTCCCATCAGGTTGGCCTCCGCGTGGAGAGCATAGCTTACATGCCGGCCTTTGGCTTCAACGTCGCCACCTCCGCCCTCGTCGGCCAGGGTCTTGGAGAGGAGAACCCGGAGAAGGCGGAGCGCACCGTTTATGAGGCCCTCAAGATGGTCGGTGTGTTCATGGCGGTCATGGCGTTCGTACTTATAGCATTCCCGCGCTACCTCGTCATGCCCTTCATAAGCCCGAGCGACCCGAACTACGGCGAGGTCATGAGGCTGGCGAGCATATACCTCATAATAGTCGGAATAAGCGAGATTCCCCTCGGTTGGCTCTTCGTCCTCGGCGGTGCACTTAGGGGAGCAGGGGACACCAAGACGCCGATGTACATCACCGCCGTCAGCAAGCTTCTCTTCCGCATAGTGCCCGCGTACCTCCTCGGATTCGGCTTTACAATACCTCCCTTCGAGATACTGGGCATAACCTTCCCCGGCTTCACCTTTGGGGGTCTGGGCGTCATAGCCGCGTGGATAGCGATGAGCCTCGAAACCTTCACGACCGCGGCCCTCTTCTGGTGGGCGTTCAAGAGGGGGAAGTGGAAATACGTGAAGGTATGA
- the vapB gene encoding type II toxin-antitoxin system VapB family antitoxin yields the protein MAVISVRIPDKLKAKMKEYDINWSEEIRAFIVLRINEEEKRRTIEMMHELLAGGTPAKEGTAKRYVREDRDSN from the coding sequence ATGGCTGTGATAAGCGTCCGTATTCCCGATAAACTAAAGGCCAAGATGAAGGAGTACGACATTAACTGGAGCGAGGAGATAAGGGCGTTCATAGTTTTGAGAATAAACGAAGAGGAGAAAAGAAGGACCATTGAGATGATGCACGAGCTGCTCGCTGGGGGAACTCCTGCTAAAGAAGGAACCGCAAAAAGATACGTGAGGGAGGACCGTGATAGCAATTGA
- a CDS encoding type II toxin-antitoxin system VapC family toxin, whose translation MIAIDASVLAKYILLEPGWERVEELLFKDVVSLDYALAEVSNALWKHHVLYGEISREEFNKRSKVVDALPNVVVLESGMQYLEKSRGIAVNHRIPIYDALYIAQALKYGELATSDEKQGEIAEKLGVEVVYL comes from the coding sequence GTGATAGCAATTGACGCCTCCGTCCTTGCGAAGTACATTCTCCTTGAACCCGGTTGGGAACGGGTAGAGGAGCTACTTTTTAAAGACGTCGTCTCACTTGACTATGCCTTGGCAGAGGTTTCAAACGCCCTCTGGAAACATCACGTCCTCTACGGTGAGATATCCCGGGAGGAGTTCAATAAGAGATCAAAGGTTGTGGATGCTCTCCCGAACGTCGTCGTTCTTGAGAGTGGAATGCAGTATTTGGAGAAATCAAGGGGGATAGCTGTTAACCACCGAATCCCAATCTATGACGCCCTCTACATCGCTCAGGCCCTGAAGTATGGCGAACTTGCCACCAGCGACGAAAAGCAGGGAGAAATAGCGGAGAAACTCGGCGTTGAGGTCGTCTACCTCTAA
- a CDS encoding VIT1/CCC1 transporter family protein translates to MDEMLELARGFYKDEYADSVLYAQLARIEKDEDIRKEFLRLSNIESKHAKFWHDFIKRHGGEVPKPSVKRLMIFSVKLLRRLLGPGSVASLLEMGENSAIQKYFKYLTTYAEGFSEDELREIKDVILDELEHEKFFYESKERFHVENTRDLVLGMNDGLVEILGAVTGLSAVYPNNPQLVGISGLIVGVAGALSMAIGTFVSVRSQRQIKESIRDRMEVLFRVSPERAAEELVEKLVEGGMPEEVAREVAKELADNSDAIMQLLLPEAEENEIRAALYTGLSYLVGVAFPVTPYFLASSSLTALPFSILLAGSALAIVATLISLLSGISIRKKVAEMVATGLGAAFLSYLFGRLMEVLFNVSAL, encoded by the coding sequence ATGGACGAGATGCTGGAATTAGCGAGAGGCTTTTATAAGGACGAGTACGCCGATTCGGTTCTCTACGCCCAGCTGGCCAGGATAGAGAAGGATGAGGATATAAGGAAGGAATTTCTTCGGCTCTCAAATATAGAGTCAAAGCACGCCAAGTTCTGGCACGACTTCATAAAGCGGCATGGGGGAGAGGTTCCAAAGCCTTCCGTGAAGAGGCTCATGATCTTCAGCGTCAAGCTCCTCAGGAGACTCCTTGGACCGGGTTCGGTCGCCTCGCTCCTTGAGATGGGCGAGAACAGTGCGATACAGAAGTACTTCAAGTACCTCACGACCTACGCCGAGGGGTTCAGCGAGGATGAACTGAGGGAGATAAAGGACGTTATACTGGACGAGCTTGAGCACGAGAAGTTTTTCTACGAGAGCAAGGAGCGCTTCCACGTCGAGAATACCCGCGACCTCGTTCTGGGCATGAACGACGGGCTGGTTGAAATCCTCGGTGCCGTCACGGGTCTTTCCGCCGTGTACCCGAACAATCCGCAGCTCGTCGGAATAAGCGGCCTCATAGTCGGTGTAGCGGGTGCGCTCTCGATGGCCATAGGCACCTTCGTCTCGGTCCGCTCTCAGAGGCAGATTAAGGAATCCATCCGCGATAGGATGGAGGTCCTCTTCAGAGTTTCGCCGGAAAGGGCGGCCGAAGAGCTTGTGGAGAAGCTCGTCGAGGGAGGAATGCCGGAAGAGGTTGCGAGGGAGGTCGCAAAGGAACTCGCAGACAACAGCGATGCGATTATGCAGCTCCTCCTCCCGGAGGCGGAGGAGAACGAGATAAGGGCGGCACTCTACACGGGTCTCTCGTACCTCGTCGGCGTTGCCTTTCCGGTTACGCCGTACTTCCTCGCCTCCAGCTCGCTGACGGCCCTTCCCTTCTCGATACTGCTGGCGGGCTCTGCCCTAGCGATAGTGGCGACCCTGATATCGCTCCTCTCCGGAATCTCAATCAGAAAGAAGGTCGCGGAGATGGTGGCAACCGGCCTGGGTGCCGCTTTCCTGAGCTATCTCTTCGGTCGTCTCATGGAGGTTCTCTTCAACGTCTCGGCGCTTTAG
- a CDS encoding PIG-L deacetylase family protein — protein sequence MFEDVNDFEDALEKLLKELEFDLSNPFEEVEKVLCIEPHPDDCVIGLGGTIKKLTDAGVEVVYVCMTDGSMGTLDDDLSSHELAIVRKREEEESARMLGVKRIIWLDYRDTELPYTREARKDLVKIIRAEKPDAVLAPDPWLPYEAHPDHRRAGFLALDAVAFSQLPNFASTDVAAGLEPHQVEVFGFYYTAKPNYFVDITDVMELKLRAIRAHRSQFTDDVWEKWEPFLRTVALYYGKKAGVKYAEGLRFMPGMFLHITPFAELI from the coding sequence ATGTTTGAGGATGTGAACGATTTTGAGGATGCCCTGGAAAAGCTCCTCAAAGAGCTTGAATTCGACCTCTCGAATCCATTTGAGGAAGTCGAAAAGGTTCTGTGCATCGAACCCCACCCGGACGACTGCGTCATAGGCCTGGGGGGCACGATAAAGAAGCTGACGGATGCGGGCGTGGAGGTCGTTTACGTCTGCATGACCGACGGCTCAATGGGAACTCTTGACGACGACCTGAGCTCCCACGAGCTTGCCATCGTGAGAAAGCGCGAGGAGGAAGAGAGTGCGAGGATGCTCGGCGTCAAAAGGATAATCTGGCTTGACTACCGGGACACCGAGCTTCCCTACACGAGGGAGGCCAGAAAAGACTTAGTAAAGATAATCCGCGCCGAGAAGCCGGACGCGGTTCTCGCCCCCGACCCCTGGCTCCCCTACGAGGCACATCCGGACCACAGAAGGGCGGGCTTCCTGGCCCTCGACGCCGTGGCCTTCTCTCAGCTTCCCAACTTCGCAAGCACCGACGTGGCGGCCGGCCTGGAACCCCACCAGGTCGAGGTCTTCGGCTTCTACTACACGGCGAAGCCCAACTACTTCGTGGACATAACCGACGTCATGGAGCTCAAGCTGAGGGCGATACGGGCCCACAGAAGCCAGTTCACCGATGACGTTTGGGAGAAATGGGAGCCCTTCCTGAGAACGGTGGCACTCTACTACGGTAAAAAAGCGGGAGTGAAGTACGCCGAGGGGCTGCGCTTCATGCCGGGCATGTTCCTGCACATAACGCCCTTCGCGGAGCTGATTTAA
- a CDS encoding type II toxin-antitoxin system VapC family toxin produces the protein MPLPSEITFDSRTLLKMHTASRKRQLEITLAKFTVSLSAITLYRYLSVRAYLKKNVEGELEVLRDIYTVVPLSDEILVKAARIEAQLLQKGKMLDLEDILTAATAICTGSLLVTDDPKRYESIRQFGLDTMPLEKFLKELEIMVKMELG, from the coding sequence ATGCCGCTCCCATCGGAGATAACCTTCGACAGCCGGACGCTCCTCAAGATGCACACCGCCAGCAGAAAGAGGCAGCTGGAGATAACGCTGGCCAAGTTCACCGTCTCGCTCTCGGCCATCACGCTCTACCGCTACCTTTCGGTTCGTGCGTACCTCAAGAAGAACGTCGAGGGGGAGCTGGAGGTACTGAGGGACATCTACACGGTAGTCCCCCTGAGTGATGAGATACTCGTTAAAGCGGCCCGGATAGAGGCCCAACTCCTCCAGAAGGGGAAGATGCTCGACCTTGAGGACATCTTAACCGCCGCAACGGCTATCTGCACGGGCAGTTTGCTTGTCACGGACGACCCCAAGAGGTACGAATCGATCAGGCAGTTCGGCCTGGACACGATGCCCCTCGAGAAGTTCCTGAAGGAACTCGAGATAATGGTGAAGATGGAGCTGGGTTAA